One segment of Geomonas ferrireducens DNA contains the following:
- a CDS encoding TRL-like family protein: MKKVLYVGMLAGLGMMFGCASPVPMGALYTELKLPVAATGNGADRKHGVAECKSVLGLVATGDCSIETAKKNGGVSKVSAVDWEGKNILGLFGEYKLHVYGE; this comes from the coding sequence GTGAAGAAAGTTCTTTACGTTGGTATGTTGGCTGGTCTCGGGATGATGTTCGGTTGCGCTTCGCCGGTGCCGATGGGCGCCCTCTACACGGAGCTGAAACTACCGGTGGCGGCTACCGGGAACGGTGCTGATAGAAAGCATGGCGTGGCGGAGTGCAAGAGCGTGCTGGGACTGGTAGCTACCGGCGACTGCAGCATCGAAACCGCGAAGAAGAACGGCGGCGTTTCCAAGGTTTCCGCAGTCGACTGGGAAGGGAAGAACATCCTCGGTCTCTTCGGCGAATACAAGCTGCACGTCTACGGCGAATAG
- a CDS encoding universal stress protein produces the protein MKQILVFMDNLEHSADRLELAIDLAKRHRATITGLKVAVHPLIPMRRGHDKEAGEELAQLFREKTGAADVKGEWITADAKALGGGVVEAISHYATFADLVIVGQSEHGSTERRATDFLPEKVVFGSGKPVLIVPYAGRYQSVGRNILVAWKTGRESSRALTDALPLLRVAESAHIFEVNPSNDEMADMEGLRRYLAAHGVKAQVETSAITELGIGDVLLNRVSDEGSDLLVMGGYADLHFGTYVLGDVAKHVLRHMTIPVFMSH, from the coding sequence TTGAAACAGATACTAGTCTTCATGGACAACCTGGAACATTCCGCGGACCGGCTCGAACTGGCCATCGACCTGGCGAAACGGCACCGCGCGACGATCACGGGACTCAAGGTGGCGGTGCATCCCCTGATCCCGATGCGGAGGGGGCACGACAAGGAGGCGGGCGAGGAGCTGGCGCAGCTTTTCCGTGAGAAGACGGGAGCCGCCGACGTGAAGGGTGAATGGATAACGGCGGACGCCAAGGCGCTCGGCGGGGGCGTCGTTGAGGCGATCAGCCACTACGCCACCTTCGCAGACCTGGTCATCGTCGGACAAAGCGAGCACGGCTCCACGGAGCGCCGCGCCACCGATTTCCTCCCCGAAAAGGTGGTGTTCGGCTCCGGCAAGCCGGTCCTCATCGTCCCCTACGCCGGGCGCTACCAGAGCGTCGGCAGGAACATCCTCGTGGCGTGGAAGACCGGGCGCGAGTCTTCGCGCGCGCTCACCGATGCCCTCCCCCTGCTGCGGGTCGCCGAGTCGGCCCACATCTTCGAGGTGAACCCGAGCAACGACGAGATGGCCGACATGGAAGGGCTGCGGCGCTACTTAGCCGCCCACGGCGTGAAGGCCCAGGTCGAGACGAGCGCCATCACCGAGCTCGGCATCGGCGACGTGCTCCTGAACCGCGTGTCTGACGAGGGGAGCGACCTCCTGGTGATGGGGGGATACGCCGACCTGCACTTCGGCACCTACGTCCTCGGCGACGTCGCGAAGCACGTGCTGCGCCACATGACCATCCCGGTCTTCATGTCCCACTGA
- a CDS encoding GGDEF domain-containing protein: METTADIFPVLAKVMSILLLGGAVLLTAALYLVRKLTKELPKGANRNWWYVLAGLLLLFLSGYVGFLSLKAGSLYTHSEMLVVVIFLLGAVFCLMVCLLAYRTTLELKRIYILEHEAMTDPLLGIYNRRVLDRRLRDEVMRARRHHLDLGLLMVDLDRFKSVNDTYGHQAGDLVLQHVARLLMESLRQTDVVARYGGEEITILLPHTPPAETCDVAERLRRTIAGTPVSITDHHGEKTELTVTVSIGCAGLLPEHDTVESLLQRADQAMYQAKQQGRNKVVRFEPRQEAAEIVERG, from the coding sequence ATGGAAACCACTGCAGACATATTCCCGGTTTTAGCGAAAGTCATGTCGATTCTACTCCTGGGGGGAGCCGTGCTTTTGACTGCGGCGCTCTACCTGGTGCGGAAGCTGACCAAAGAACTCCCGAAAGGCGCCAACCGCAACTGGTGGTACGTGCTGGCCGGGCTCCTGCTGCTGTTCCTATCGGGATACGTAGGCTTTTTGTCCCTCAAGGCCGGCAGCCTCTACACGCACTCCGAGATGCTCGTCGTGGTGATCTTCCTGCTGGGGGCGGTCTTCTGCCTGATGGTCTGTCTGCTCGCTTACCGGACCACCCTTGAACTGAAGCGGATTTACATCCTCGAGCACGAGGCGATGACCGATCCGCTGCTGGGGATCTACAACCGGCGCGTCCTGGACCGCAGGCTGCGCGACGAGGTGATGCGTGCACGGCGTCACCATCTGGACCTGGGGCTTTTGATGGTCGACCTCGACCGCTTCAAGTCAGTGAACGACACCTACGGTCACCAGGCAGGGGACCTCGTCCTGCAGCACGTGGCGCGGCTTTTGATGGAATCGCTGCGGCAGACCGACGTGGTGGCCCGCTACGGCGGCGAGGAGATCACCATCCTGCTGCCGCACACCCCGCCCGCCGAGACCTGCGACGTGGCCGAGCGCCTGCGCCGCACCATCGCCGGAACCCCGGTGAGCATCACTGATCACCACGGAGAGAAGACGGAACTGACGGTGACGGTGAGCATCGGCTGCGCCGGCCTTCTGCCGGAACACGACACGGTCGAGTCGCTTTTGCAGCGAGCCGACCAAGCGATGTACCAGGCAAAACAGCAGGGGCGCAACAAGGTGGTGCGCTTCGAACCCCGGCAAGAGGCGGCCGAGATAGTAGAGAGGGGATAG
- a CDS encoding NAD(P)-dependent oxidoreductase: MPLRAPCFPHRWTEYPDTREAEVVERLADATVAITDQVAITAEHLAELPQLRLIAVAATGVNHVDLEACRRRGVAVSNVRNWSVSVPEHVFSLILALRRNLLAYHEAVQGGVWQRSEGYLVQVEPMPRSLYGAPLGIIGVGALGSAVAALGEAFGMEILCAERKGAAEVRPGRTPFNEVLAKSDVLVLLCPLTEESFGMIGKAELELMPRHAILINCGRGGLLDEAALAQALAEGTIAGAGLDVLTQEPPREGSPLLDLKQHNLIVTPHVAWISDRSLATLAEQLIGNLEGFVLGHPRNLVV; the protein is encoded by the coding sequence GTGCCGCTACGCGCGCCGTGCTTCCCGCACCGGTGGACGGAATACCCGGACACGCGCGAAGCCGAGGTGGTGGAGCGCCTGGCCGACGCCACCGTCGCCATCACGGACCAGGTCGCCATCACCGCGGAGCACCTGGCCGAGCTGCCGCAACTGCGCCTGATCGCGGTCGCCGCCACCGGGGTCAATCACGTCGATCTCGAAGCCTGCCGCCGCCGCGGTGTCGCAGTCTCCAACGTGCGCAACTGGTCGGTGAGCGTCCCGGAACACGTCTTCTCCCTCATCCTAGCCCTGCGACGCAACCTCCTTGCCTACCATGAGGCAGTCCAGGGGGGTGTCTGGCAGCGTTCGGAGGGGTATCTGGTGCAGGTGGAACCGATGCCGCGCTCCCTCTACGGGGCGCCCCTCGGCATCATCGGCGTCGGCGCACTGGGGAGCGCGGTGGCTGCGCTGGGCGAGGCCTTCGGCATGGAGATCCTCTGCGCCGAGAGAAAGGGTGCGGCGGAGGTACGCCCGGGACGGACGCCGTTTAACGAGGTGCTGGCGAAAAGCGACGTCCTGGTGCTGCTGTGCCCCTTGACCGAGGAGAGCTTCGGCATGATCGGAAAAGCCGAGCTCGAGCTGATGCCGCGCCACGCGATCCTCATCAACTGCGGCCGCGGCGGGCTGCTCGATGAAGCAGCGCTGGCGCAGGCGTTGGCGGAAGGGACGATCGCGGGAGCCGGGCTCGACGTCCTGACCCAGGAACCGCCCCGAGAGGGCTCTCCGCTTCTCGACTTGAAACAGCACAACCTGATCGTCACGCCGCATGTCGCCTGGATCAGCGACCGTTCCCTCGCAACGCTGGCCGAGCAGTTGATCGGAAACCTGGAAGGGTTCGTTCTCGGGCACCCGCGCAACCTGGTGGTCTAA
- a CDS encoding ABC transporter ATP-binding protein yields the protein MNLLDVNGISVNYGDIQALWNISFSVAKGQLVALIGANGAGKTTTLKALCGLIPTANGTIHYNGTQVTGMPVHKVVDLGITLVPEGRQLFPKMTVEENLLVGAYLKRAHGKRQQTLKRVYEIFPRLEERRTQTAETLSGGEQQMVAIGRALMQDPQVIMFDEPSLGLAPIMVQEVFKVIQELHNAGLTIFLVEQNVHQTLKVADYCYVMENGRIVGQGSGDDLEADASIREAYLGF from the coding sequence ATGAATCTACTCGACGTCAACGGCATCTCCGTCAACTACGGCGACATCCAGGCCCTCTGGAACATCTCCTTCTCGGTGGCCAAGGGGCAGCTCGTCGCGCTCATCGGTGCGAACGGCGCCGGCAAGACCACGACCCTCAAGGCGCTTTGCGGCCTGATCCCGACCGCGAACGGCACCATCCACTACAACGGCACCCAGGTGACCGGCATGCCGGTACACAAGGTGGTCGACCTCGGCATCACCCTGGTCCCCGAGGGGCGCCAGCTCTTCCCGAAGATGACCGTGGAGGAGAACCTCCTGGTCGGGGCCTACCTCAAAAGGGCCCACGGCAAGCGCCAGCAGACCCTGAAGCGGGTCTACGAGATCTTCCCGCGCCTGGAAGAGCGGCGCACCCAGACCGCCGAGACCCTCTCCGGCGGCGAGCAGCAGATGGTGGCCATCGGCCGCGCGCTCATGCAGGACCCGCAGGTGATCATGTTCGACGAGCCGAGCCTTGGTCTCGCGCCCATCATGGTGCAGGAGGTCTTCAAGGTGATCCAGGAGCTGCACAATGCCGGGCTCACCATATTCCTCGTCGAGCAGAACGTGCACCAGACCCTGAAGGTCGCGGACTACTGCTACGTCATGGAGAACGGGCGCATCGTGGGGCAGGGGTCCGGCGACGACCTCGAAGCCGATGCCTCCATCCGCGAGGCCTACCTCGGCTTCTAA
- a CDS encoding MoaD/ThiS family protein, which produces MQIRIKLYASLRWKLFEEAEWECTPGQKVASIVEQLGLPRNDVGTVLVNGLHAAWDEMVQDGDVLSLLPRMGGG; this is translated from the coding sequence ATGCAGATCAGGATCAAACTCTACGCTTCCCTGCGCTGGAAGCTTTTCGAAGAGGCTGAGTGGGAATGCACCCCGGGGCAGAAGGTCGCCTCCATCGTGGAGCAGTTGGGGCTTCCCAGAAACGACGTGGGAACCGTCCTCGTGAACGGGCTGCACGCGGCCTGGGACGAGATGGTGCAGGACGGCGACGTCCTTTCCCTTTTGCCGCGCATGGGCGGGGGGTAG
- a CDS encoding NAD-glutamate dehydrogenase domain-containing protein: MDSYFFITMKEESEAVHALAVGLKTLAQNQRLTVADRAKTLILARLNRPGSLYDTLRTLQERDISYAEFTHSKGAVPGLSQGLEVQRFDFDRKEHSEIADAPAPEIPAELRAGIEEALKTRYPLFDLGQLDALLRLLWLNNEQYVRISPPNRVAQILWVFQEGNRQGGIFLDVEETDDMGLDSETRVLFAVGNPPQNDFLLQTMEVFNRLGFGVQRAYCLTISNGVHPYFLGTFYVRKRPDAPLLSKGSELFDRLQMELYNTQILSTASRTYREFVTSRVMTGEEASLVNAFIAFCHTNLAHHHPDPYGYEDVMLAFHSHPDIALQLAKLFRIRFQPGLSLREEFYRKTLEETVRFVESYNTGHRYIDDLRRAIFRCAITFIRNTLKTNFYVREKHALAFRLDPAYLAELAPEFTADLPPEIPFRITFFFGRYGSGYHIGFSDIARGGWRTIVTRNRDEYVTSASTLFREVYVLAHTQHLKNKDIYEGGSKMVVVLDAARLEARDLSTQRLYKLQFGFINAFLDIFVTENGRARDPRVVDYYGEDEPIELGPDENMHDVMIEMIARQSLKRGYLLGIGLISSKRVGINHKEYGVTSTGVMQFAETAMQQLGIDIRRDRFSVKFTGGPSGDVAGNALRIMLERSPEACIKLILDGSGAIFDPEGMDHGELSRIVLKHDLDAFDPARLHPGGFILYRNERRTDGLRELFKRAVSTGAGVQEQWVTTDQFHREFGNLLFSVPTDLFIPGGGRPETIDAENWPRFFREDGTPTTRAIVEGANSFITPEARTQMQRRGIVIMRDASANKCGVISSSYEIIANLMLSEEEFLAHKERYVGDVLTILERRARDEAELIFRRHREAGGSFIYTEISDAISHEINGHYARLFSFFQRNPELCDEPVFQSAILAHLPAMLREPQYQGRLERLPAKCRYAILAAEIASSLVYRGDQEADFKEMIKGHLLRNFARPEALTRPVTAAQYIQ; this comes from the coding sequence ATGGACTCCTACTTCTTCATCACCATGAAGGAGGAGTCCGAGGCGGTGCACGCCCTCGCCGTGGGGCTGAAGACCTTGGCGCAAAACCAGCGGCTCACCGTGGCGGACCGGGCGAAGACGCTGATCCTCGCCCGCCTGAACCGCCCCGGCTCGCTCTACGACACCCTGCGCACCCTGCAGGAGCGCGACATCTCCTACGCCGAGTTCACCCACTCGAAGGGGGCGGTGCCGGGGCTTTCCCAGGGGCTCGAGGTGCAGCGCTTCGACTTCGACCGCAAGGAGCACAGCGAGATCGCCGACGCCCCTGCCCCCGAGATCCCGGCCGAGCTGCGCGCCGGCATCGAGGAGGCGCTGAAAACGCGCTATCCCCTCTTCGATCTGGGCCAGCTCGACGCGCTACTGCGCCTTTTGTGGCTCAACAACGAGCAGTACGTGCGCATCTCCCCCCCGAACCGGGTGGCCCAGATCCTCTGGGTCTTCCAGGAAGGGAACCGCCAGGGTGGCATTTTCCTGGACGTGGAAGAGACCGACGACATGGGGCTCGACAGCGAGACCCGCGTCCTCTTCGCGGTGGGCAACCCGCCGCAGAACGACTTCCTCTTGCAGACCATGGAGGTCTTCAACCGCCTGGGCTTCGGGGTGCAGCGCGCCTACTGCCTCACCATCTCCAACGGCGTGCATCCCTACTTCCTCGGCACCTTCTACGTCAGGAAGCGCCCCGACGCGCCGCTTCTCTCCAAGGGGAGCGAGCTCTTCGACCGGCTGCAGATGGAGCTCTACAACACCCAGATCCTCTCCACCGCCTCGAGGACCTACCGCGAGTTCGTCACGAGCCGCGTGATGACCGGCGAGGAAGCGTCGCTCGTAAACGCCTTCATCGCCTTCTGCCACACGAACCTCGCCCATCACCACCCCGACCCGTACGGCTACGAGGACGTGATGCTCGCCTTCCACTCGCACCCGGACATAGCGCTGCAGCTCGCGAAGCTTTTCAGGATCCGCTTCCAGCCGGGGCTTTCCCTGCGCGAGGAGTTCTACCGGAAGACGCTCGAGGAGACGGTCCGCTTCGTCGAGTCCTACAACACCGGGCACCGCTACATCGACGACCTGCGCCGCGCCATCTTCCGCTGCGCCATCACCTTCATCAGGAACACGCTGAAGACGAACTTCTACGTGCGCGAGAAGCACGCCCTCGCCTTCCGGCTCGACCCGGCCTACCTGGCCGAGCTGGCACCCGAATTCACCGCCGACCTTCCCCCGGAGATCCCGTTCCGCATCACCTTCTTCTTCGGGCGCTACGGCAGCGGCTACCACATCGGCTTCTCCGACATCGCCCGCGGCGGGTGGCGCACCATCGTCACGAGGAATCGCGACGAGTACGTCACCTCGGCGAGCACCCTCTTCCGAGAGGTCTACGTCCTCGCCCACACCCAGCATCTGAAGAACAAGGACATCTACGAGGGGGGCTCGAAGATGGTGGTGGTGCTCGACGCCGCCCGTCTCGAGGCGCGCGACCTCTCCACCCAGCGCCTTTACAAGCTGCAGTTCGGCTTCATCAACGCCTTTTTGGACATCTTCGTCACCGAGAACGGCCGGGCCCGCGACCCGCGCGTCGTCGACTACTACGGCGAGGACGAGCCGATCGAGCTAGGCCCGGACGAGAACATGCACGACGTGATGATCGAGATGATCGCGCGCCAGTCGCTAAAGCGCGGCTACCTGCTCGGCATCGGCCTCATCTCCAGCAAGCGGGTCGGGATCAACCACAAGGAATACGGGGTCACCTCGACCGGCGTGATGCAGTTCGCCGAGACCGCCATGCAGCAGCTCGGCATCGACATAAGACGCGACCGCTTCAGCGTGAAATTCACCGGAGGGCCGAGCGGCGACGTGGCGGGGAACGCGCTGCGCATCATGCTCGAGCGCTCTCCCGAGGCGTGCATCAAGCTGATCCTCGACGGCTCAGGCGCCATCTTCGACCCGGAGGGGATGGACCACGGCGAACTATCCCGCATCGTGCTCAAGCACGACCTGGACGCCTTTGATCCGGCCCGCCTGCACCCGGGGGGCTTCATCCTGTACCGCAACGAGCGGCGCACCGACGGGCTGCGCGAACTTTTCAAACGCGCCGTCAGCACCGGGGCCGGGGTTCAGGAACAGTGGGTGACCACGGACCAGTTCCACCGCGAGTTCGGAAACCTCCTCTTCTCGGTCCCGACCGACCTCTTCATCCCCGGGGGGGGACGCCCCGAGACCATCGATGCCGAGAACTGGCCGCGCTTTTTCCGCGAGGACGGCACCCCCACCACCCGCGCCATCGTCGAGGGGGCGAATTCCTTCATCACGCCGGAGGCGCGGACCCAGATGCAGCGGCGCGGCATCGTCATCATGCGCGACGCCTCGGCCAACAAGTGCGGCGTGATCTCATCGTCCTACGAGATCATCGCGAACCTCATGCTCTCCGAGGAGGAGTTCCTGGCCCACAAGGAGCGCTACGTGGGGGACGTGCTGACGATCCTGGAAAGACGGGCGCGCGACGAAGCCGAGCTCATCTTCCGGCGCCACCGCGAGGCGGGGGGAAGCTTCATCTACACCGAGATTTCCGACGCCATAAGCCACGAGATCAACGGCCACTATGCGCGCCTCTTCTCGTTCTTCCAGAGAAACCCGGAGCTGTGCGACGAGCCGGTCTTCCAAAGCGCCATCCTCGCACACCTTCCCGCCATGCTGCGCGAGCCCCAGTACCAGGGGCGCCTGGAGCGGCTGCCGGCCAAGTGCCGCTACGCCATCCTCGCCGCCGAGATCGCCTCGTCTCTCGTCTACCGGGGTGACCAGGAGGCGGACTTCAAGGAGATGATCAAGGGACACCTGTTGCGCAACTTCGCCCGGCCCGAAGCGCTCACCCGGCCGGTGACGGCAGCACAATACATCCAGTAA
- a CDS encoding ABC transporter ATP-binding protein, with protein MTEPILKVNSVTKCFGGLTAVDDVSFSVEKGEIVGLIGPNGAGKTTLFNVISGYYAPTKGSVLFQGNDISGKPPYHLAGVGIGRTFQVVKPFAGLTVLENVTIASFLKHPKKADAERHAWQVLETTGLADRAHLSAAGLTLAGRKRLEISKALALDPSFLLLDEVVAGLNPTEADRTVELIMKLKAQGLTILIVEHIMRVIMNISDRLVVLNFGKKIAEGTPAEVSSDPHVVQAYFGEEAA; from the coding sequence ATGACTGAACCCATCCTCAAGGTTAATTCGGTAACCAAATGTTTCGGCGGCCTCACCGCGGTCGACGACGTGAGCTTCAGCGTCGAGAAAGGCGAGATCGTCGGGCTCATCGGCCCCAACGGCGCCGGCAAGACCACCCTTTTCAACGTCATTTCCGGCTACTACGCCCCCACCAAGGGTAGCGTGTTGTTCCAGGGCAACGACATCTCCGGCAAGCCCCCCTACCACCTGGCCGGGGTCGGCATCGGGCGCACCTTCCAGGTGGTGAAGCCGTTCGCCGGGCTCACCGTGCTCGAAAACGTCACCATCGCCTCGTTCTTGAAACACCCGAAGAAGGCGGACGCGGAGCGCCACGCCTGGCAGGTGCTCGAGACCACCGGTCTTGCCGACCGCGCCCACCTCTCCGCGGCAGGGCTCACCCTGGCGGGCAGAAAGCGCCTCGAGATCAGCAAGGCGCTCGCCCTCGACCCCTCCTTCCTCCTTTTGGACGAGGTGGTGGCGGGGCTCAACCCGACCGAGGCGGACCGCACCGTCGAGCTCATCATGAAGCTCAAGGCGCAGGGGCTCACCATCCTCATCGTCGAGCACATCATGCGCGTCATCATGAACATCTCGGACCGCCTGGTGGTGCTCAATTTCGGCAAGAAGATCGCCGAGGGGACCCCGGCCGAGGTCTCCAGCGATCCGCACGTAGTACAAGCGTACTTTGGAGAGGAAGCAGCATGA
- a CDS encoding aldehyde ferredoxin oxidoreductase C-terminal domain-containing protein, with the protein MSDNKMMSTDPESVIYQRCTIDLATGRADFAAVPCRNLEDVLGGFGRSFQILAERDIARAYSPENPLILNSGLLTGTSVMTGMRSYFSGYSPLKQSGTGRPGAMWSTGSGNFGNKFKWTGLDEVIFENRSETPVYAVLREGANGPEVELKPAGHLIGLTGHAKIMALAAEYPDAHFAAIGPAGENWETNYMGAVVMSTDNELKSGEPKSRFAGRGGMGSLMGYKNLLAIVAQSPDKLQKITPEIRDVNRDILKSGGSARFQPTSQGGGGGTWANIEVLQVFHAVPLNNFRPKGCDNVERLFRDEVEREFEVATEACHRCGIRCHNNLFHKNEDGSRGKLAAKFDFEPLILFGSNLGVHDPKEVCDLIHRCDLLGMDAISLGTTIAYLLDYNERHPEAPILNGAVFGDYEKIAALIDGAGRGLHPELGRGVKRLSEALGETAYAMHVKGLELPAYLPDTNPGYIFAIAGGHMSMGTHMMLAKEGKHSLDEWVQAITSGGLLQVGYDMIGLCKFVGVGIGHDIIVRAVKEAAGLEIASADIVASVRRAYLRGLALELRQGFHEHEEYTLPSQVMDDPNHKVTLPKFITHDFLAQLRERVWSVFKPEMEGLLPVLKG; encoded by the coding sequence ATGAGCGACAACAAAATGATGAGCACCGACCCGGAAAGCGTGATCTACCAGCGCTGCACCATCGACCTCGCCACCGGCCGCGCCGACTTCGCCGCGGTCCCCTGCAGGAACCTCGAGGACGTCCTCGGCGGCTTCGGCAGGAGCTTCCAGATCCTGGCCGAGCGCGACATAGCTCGCGCCTACTCCCCGGAAAACCCGCTGATACTGAACTCCGGCCTTCTGACCGGCACCAGCGTGATGACCGGGATGCGCAGCTACTTCTCCGGCTACAGCCCGTTGAAGCAGTCCGGCACCGGGCGCCCCGGCGCCATGTGGTCCACCGGCAGCGGCAACTTCGGCAACAAGTTCAAGTGGACCGGCCTCGACGAGGTGATATTCGAGAACCGCTCCGAGACCCCGGTGTACGCGGTGTTAAGGGAAGGGGCGAACGGCCCCGAGGTCGAGCTGAAGCCGGCCGGGCATCTGATTGGCCTCACCGGGCACGCGAAGATCATGGCGCTTGCCGCCGAGTACCCGGACGCCCACTTCGCGGCCATCGGCCCGGCGGGCGAGAACTGGGAGACGAACTACATGGGTGCCGTTGTCATGAGCACCGACAACGAGCTGAAATCCGGGGAGCCGAAGAGCCGCTTCGCCGGGCGCGGCGGCATGGGGAGCCTCATGGGGTACAAGAACCTCCTCGCCATCGTGGCCCAGAGCCCGGACAAGCTGCAGAAGATCACCCCCGAGATCCGCGACGTGAACCGCGACATCCTGAAAAGCGGCGGTAGCGCGCGCTTCCAGCCGACGAGCCAGGGGGGCGGCGGGGGCACCTGGGCCAACATCGAGGTGCTGCAGGTCTTTCACGCCGTGCCGCTCAACAACTTCCGCCCCAAGGGGTGCGACAACGTGGAGCGCCTGTTCCGCGACGAGGTGGAGAGGGAGTTCGAGGTCGCCACCGAGGCCTGCCACCGCTGCGGCATCCGCTGCCACAACAACCTCTTCCACAAGAACGAGGACGGCAGCCGCGGCAAGCTCGCCGCGAAGTTCGACTTCGAGCCGCTCATCCTGTTCGGCTCGAACCTCGGCGTGCACGACCCGAAGGAAGTCTGCGACCTGATCCACCGCTGCGACCTCCTCGGCATGGACGCCATCTCGCTCGGCACCACCATCGCCTACCTGCTCGACTACAACGAGCGCCACCCGGAGGCGCCGATCCTGAACGGAGCCGTTTTCGGCGACTACGAGAAAATCGCGGCGCTCATCGACGGCGCCGGGCGCGGCCTCCACCCCGAACTCGGGCGCGGCGTGAAGCGCCTCTCCGAGGCGCTCGGCGAGACCGCCTACGCCATGCACGTGAAGGGGCTCGAGCTTCCCGCCTACCTCCCGGACACGAACCCCGGCTACATCTTCGCCATCGCCGGTGGGCACATGTCCATGGGGACGCACATGATGCTCGCGAAAGAAGGGAAGCACTCTCTGGATGAGTGGGTGCAGGCGATCACGAGCGGCGGCCTCCTGCAGGTGGGCTACGACATGATCGGCCTGTGCAAGTTCGTCGGCGTCGGCATCGGCCACGACATCATCGTGCGTGCCGTGAAGGAAGCGGCGGGGCTCGAGATCGCCTCGGCGGACATCGTCGCCTCCGTGCGCCGGGCATACCTGCGCGGGCTCGCCCTCGAACTGCGCCAGGGCTTCCACGAGCACGAGGAGTACACCCTCCCCTCGCAGGTCATGGACGACCCGAACCACAAGGTGACGCTCCCGAAGTTCATCACCCACGACTTCCTGGCCCAGCTGCGCGAACGGGTCTGGAGCGTCTTCAAGCCTGAAATGGAAGGACTTTTGCCGGTCCTTAAGGGGTAG